Proteins encoded in a region of the Podarcis muralis chromosome 2, rPodMur119.hap1.1, whole genome shotgun sequence genome:
- the NACA gene encoding nascent polypeptide-associated complex subunit alpha isoform X9, with amino-acid sequence MPGEATETVPATEHELPQPHAETVPGVPMEVMQTTEESKPVATKNPEVAGKGSQAGTALEPSVTTQGPAASPVPASSPVAPPGPPVGSACHPVTPPLAPIAGPAAPASCPLASVVCPGAPPLSPAVPAPRQLIPAGPPVKPASGPAAPVLAPASSLAFVAPAGPAHAPLLPSGPSMKPASASPPVSGPVALVGSASCPVSPVSKSVTPVLAPVSGSVSRPVSQGVPAPILLAPAVPTVKRESPAPTSGPLTSALPVSQPVAPRSAAVTPAGPASSPVTPPLATASGPISSDAPVGVVPQPLAPAASPLPPTSAPVAPPPGPVTPGASASSPMAPPLPPPSGCVTPPIVASDVASKPQALAVLAVKPPPPSAPAPGPLTTAGPASSPSAPPPGPVAPAGSLPRSLASAVPPVKPDSPSVSASSSVAPGGPPPKPGAPLAEAVPPPLAPVSGSVTPPVVAKVPTSKQVAPTVPPMASTASCPVAFHPMAPLLAPVSVPGALASCPLASAGPVPMAPTEVPVSSPVTPAGPASSPLSPTSGPVAPAVVPPRPLPSTGPPLKPASGPVVPPLVPPSRSLAHPAVPEGVASKPVPPAVPPVKPTSPLSPTSSPVSPAGTLPKPLAPTGSAMKPSLPSSQPVAPPLAPPVGPAGLVSKPVPPEKPASPLTPTPGPVAPTVPAPTPLAPAVPVAKPASPLAAAPEPLVPPVSPGVPASSPVPSTAPSVAPPVLPVTSAAGPKGPSVDSSVSVTPTASPKSPVVSASGSGASPVSPVVSAPGTVATTSPLAASTSSATPSTPAPLSLVTPASAALPMDVSQVPVSSAGDKAPPQKTTPLPLAPADLSVSATATSSLTQPASPVPPPTSPVKKLTPSAVLPKPSPVSPASGLASEVPPKPPTPVSAVIEDDELPPLIPPEVPAGEQPLQPILVDFSPKQAVALAEAPATAPPAAPLPPPAKQPVLKNDKGSGTESDSDESVPELEEHDPTHATTHRTELAAAAEIDEEPVSKAKQSRSEKKARKAMSKLGLRQVTGVTRVTIRKSKNILFVITKPDVYKSPASDTYIVFGEAKIEDLSQQAQLAAAEKFKVQGEAVSNIQENTQTPTVQEESEEEEVDETGVEVKDIELVMSQANVSRAKAVRALKNNSNDIVNAIMELTM; translated from the exons TGACTACTCAAGGCCCTGCAGCCTCTCCAGTGCCAGCATCTAGTCCTGTGGCACCCCCAGGGCCACCTGTGGGATCTGCTTGCCACCCTGTGACTCCTCCTTTGGCACCTATAGCTGGCCCTGCAGCACCTGCTTCCTGCCCCTTGGCTTCTGTGGTGTGCCCTGGTGCCCCTCCTTTGTCCCCAGCAGTGCCTGCTCCTAGACAACTGATACCTGCAGGGCCACCTGTGAAACCTGCTTCTGGGCCTGCGGCTCCTGTTTTGGCACCTGCTTCTAGCCTTGCATTTGTGGCTCCAGCAGGGCCTGCTCATGCACCCCTGCTACCCTCAGGGCCATCTATGAAACCTGCTTCTGCTTCACCACCTGTTTCTGGCCCTGTGGCCCTAGTGGGGTCTGCTTCTTGTCCCGTATCACCTGTTTCTAAGTCTGTGACTCctgttttggcacctgtttctggTTCTGTTTCCCGTCCTGTGTCCCAAGGAGTACCTGCTCCTATTCTGTTGGCACCTGCAGTACCAACAGTGAAACGTGAATCTCCTGCACCTACGTCTGGCCCTCTAACCTCAGCTCTGCCTGTTTCTCAGCCTGTGGCCCCTCGTTCTGCCGCTGTAACCCCAGCGGGTCCTGCTTCTAGTCCTGTGACTCCTCCTTTGGCTACTGCTTCAGGACCTATATCTTCTGATGCTCCAGTAGGAGTCGTTCCTCAACCACTGGCACCCGCAGCTTCTCCTTTGCCACCAACTTCTGCTcctgtggctcctcctcctggccctgTGACTCCAGGGGCATCTGCCTCTAGTCCCATGGCTCCTCCTTTGCCACCTCCTTCTGGATGTGTAACTCCTCCTATAGTTGCATCAGATGTTGCTTCTAAGCCACAAGCacttgcagtgctggctgtgaaACCACCACCTCCATCAGCACCTGCACCTGGTCCTTTAACCACAGCAGGGCCTGCTTCTAGTCCTTCGGCACCCCCTCCTGGGCCTGTGGCCCCAGCAGGGTCTCTTCCTAGATCATTGGCATCTGCAGTGCCACCTGTGAAACCCGATTCCCCTTCGGTTTCTGCTTCTAGCTCTGTGGCCCCAGGAGGACCTCCCCCTAAACCTGGGGCACCTCTTGCCGAAGCTGTGCCTCCTCCTTTGGCACCTGTTTCTGGCTCCGTAACCCCTCCTGTGGTTGCAAAAGTACCTACATCCAAACAAGTGGCACCTACAGTTCCACCTATGGCATCTACTGCTTCTTGCCCTGTGGCTTTTCATCCCATGGCTCCTCTTCTGGCGCCTGTCTCTGTTCCTGGGGCTCTTGCTTCTTGTCCCTTGGCCTCAGCAGGGCCGGTTCCTATGGCCCCAACAGAAGTGCCTGTATCTAGTCCTGTCACCCCAGCAGGGCCTGCATCTAGTCCTTTGAGCCCTACTTCTGGACCTGTGGCCCCAGCAGTGGTCCCTCCTAGACCACTTCCCTCCACAGGGCCACCTCTGAAACCTGCTTCTGGACCTGTGGTTCCTCCTTTGGTGCCCCCATCTAGGTCTTTGGCACATCCTGCAGTACCAGAAGGGGTTGCTTCTAAGCCAGTTccacctgcagtgccacctgtgaAACCTACTTCACCTTTGTCACCTACTTCTAGTCCTGTTTCCCCAGCAGGGACCCTTCCTAAGCCACTGGCCCCCACAGGCTCAGCAATGAAACCTTCTCTTCCTTCATCCCAGCCTGTGGCTCCTCCTCTGGCACCTCCTGTGGGCCCAGCAGGGCTTGTTTCTAAGCCAGTGCCTCCTGAAAAACCTGCATCTCCTTTGACACCTACACCTGGCCCTGTGGCCCCAACAGTGCCTGCTCCTACCCCTTTGGCACCCGCAGTGCCTGTTGCAAAGCCTGCTTCTCCTTTGGCAGCTGCACCTGAGCCCTTAGTTCCCCCTGTCTCTCCAGGTGTGCCTGCCTCTAGCCCTGTACCCTCAACAGCTCCCTCAGTGGCCCCTCCAgttctccctgtaacttctgcaGCTGGCCCCAAAGGCCCTTCTGTAGACTCCTCTGTATCTGTGACCCCCACTGCTTCCCCTAAGTCTCCTGTTGTTTCTGCTTCTGGCTCAGGAGCCTCCCCAGTGTCACCTGTTGTCTCTGCTCCTGGCACTGTGGCCACCACTTCCCCACTGGCTGCTTCTACGTCCTCTGCCACCCCAAGCACTCCTGCCCCTCTTTCTCTGGTGACCcctgcctctgctgccttgccCATGGATGTGTCCCAGGTCCCTGTCAGCTCTGCTGGGGATAAGGCACCTCCACAAAAAACAACACCTTTGCCTCTTGCACCTGCtgatctttctgtttctgccacaGCTACAAGCAGTCTCACTCAGCCTGCTTCCCCTGTGCCACCTCCTACTTCCCCTGTAAAAAAGCTAACTCCCTCTGCTGTGCTTCCTAAGCCATCACCAGTTTCACCTGCATCTGGTCTAGCATCTGAAGTGCCACCCAAACCCCCCACCCCTGTCTCTGCTGTCATTGAAGACGACGAGTTGCCGCCTTTGATCCCTCCAGAGGTGCCAGCTGGGGAGCAACCTCTGCAGCCAATCCTGGTGGATTTCTCTCCCAAACAAGCTGTGGCCCTTGCTGAGGCCCCAGCAactgctcctcctgctgctcctcttcctcctcctgccaaaCAGCCTGTCCTGAAGAATGATAAGG GGTCTGGAACAGAATCTGACAGCGATGAGTCAGTGCCAGAACTTGAAGAACATGATCCTACGCATGCCACAACACATCGGACAGAG CTTGCAGCAGCAGCTGAAATAGATGAAGAACCAGTTAGCAAAGCAAAACAGAGTCGGAGTGAAAAGAAAGCACGGAAG GCAATGTCTAAGCTTGGCCTTCGTCAAGTCACAGGTGTAACCAGGGTTACAATCCGGAAATCCAAGAACATCCTGTTTGTCATCACCAAGCCAGATGTCTACAAAAGTCCTGCATCAGATACCTATATAGTATTCGGTGAAGCAAAG ATTGAAGATCTCTCACAGCAAGCACAGCTGGCTGCTGCAGAGAaattcaaagtgcaaggagaagcCGTTTCAAACATTCAGGAAAACACACAGACTCCCACTGTACAAGAGGAGAGTGAAGAGGAAGAG GTTGACGAGACCGGTGTCGAGGTGAAAGACATCGAATTAGTGATGTCTCAAGCGAATGTTTCCCGGGCAAAAGCCGTTCGCGCCCTGAAGAACAACAGTAATGATATTGTAAACGCTATTATG GAGTTGACGATGTAG
- the NACA gene encoding nascent polypeptide-associated complex subunit alpha isoform X2: MPGEATETVPATEHELPQPHAETVPGVPMEVMQTTEESKPVATKNPEVAGKGSQAGTALEPSAPATPNPFAGASEAPAACFSQLPIQAPAAVSGSSVSSAAHPPSSSHDANSPLAGLCPSSTPLAPTDLAASPGQLFSFVAPPSSSFPMSVSPGSALPPSAPALVTQIPSSPLKPPDLADAAQKVSPLSPSIAVGPAASAPVSIISSGSLSSAHPATPVSPPLATSAGPVPQVPLCPIPAPFILPVAPVSPPLVLGPTVLPVVSSTVPLSSPVSPTVPKPHSTMISPASPSRPNNSVTAPLSPLPFAVTTQGPAASPVPASSPVAPPGPPVGSACHPVTPPLAPIAGPAAPASCPLASVVCPGAPPLSPAVPAPRQLIPAGPPVKPASGPAAPVLAPASSLAFVAPAGPAHAPLLPSGPSMKPASASPPVSGPVALVGSASCPVSPVSKSVTPVLAPVSGSVSRPVSQGVPAPILLAPAVPTVKRESPAPTSGPLTSALPVSQPVAPRSAAVTPAGPASSPVTPPLATASGPISSDAPVGVVPQPLAPAASPLPPTSAPVAPPPGPVTPGASASSPMAPPLPPPSGCVTPPIVASDVASKPQALAVLAVKPPPPSAPAPGPLTTAGPASSPSAPPPGPVAPAGSLPRSLASAVPPVKPDSPSVSASSSVAPGGPPPKPGAPLAEAVPPPLAPVSGSVTPPVVAKVPTSKQVAPTVPPMASTASCPVAFHPMAPLLAPVSVPGALASCPLASAGPVPMAPTEVPVSSPVTPAGPASSPLSPTSGPVAPAVVPPRPLPSTGPPLKPASGPVVPPLVPPSRSLAHPAVPEGVASKPVPPAVPPVKPTSPLSPTSSPVSPAGTLPKPLAPTGSAMKPSLPSSQPVAPPLAPPVGPAGLVSKPVPPEKPASPLTPTPGPVAPTVPAPTPLAPAVPVAKPASPLAAAPEPLVPPVSPGVPASSPVPSTAPSVAPPVLPVTSAAGPKGPSVDSSVSVTPTASPKSPVVSASGSGASPVSPVVSAPGTVATTSPLAASTSSATPSTPAPLSLVTPASAALPMDVSQVPVSSAGDKAPPQKTTPLPLAPADLSVSATATSSLTQPASPVPPPTSPVKKLTPSAVLPKPSPVSPASGLASEVPPKPPTPVSAVIEDDELPPLIPPEVPAGEQPLQPILVDFSPKQAVALAEAPATAPPAAPLPPPAKQPVLKNDKGSGTESDSDESVPELEEHDPTHATTHRTELAAAAEIDEEPVSKAKQSRSEKKARKAMSKLGLRQVTGVTRVTIRKSKNILFVITKPDVYKSPASDTYIVFGEAKIEDLSQQAQLAAAEKFKVQGEAVSNIQENTQTPTVQEESEEEEVDETGVEVKDIELVMSQANVSRAKAVRALKNNSNDIVNAIMELTM, translated from the exons CTCCTGCCACTCCAAACCCTTTTGCTGGTGCTTCTGAAGCACCTGCAGCCTGTTTTTCTCAGCTTCCTATTCAAGCACCAG CTGCTGTTTCCGGCTCCTCTGTATCTAGCGCTGCCCACCCTCCCTCTTCATCCCATGATGCTAACTCTCCCCTTGCTggcctctgtccttccagtacCCCACTAGCACCTACTGACCTTGCTGCCTCACCTGGGCAGCTTTTCTCCTTTgtggctcctccttcctcctccttcccaatgtCAGTCTCTCCTGGCTCAGCCTTGCCTCCTAGTGCCCCAGCTTTGGTGACCCagattccttcctctcccctgaaGCCTCCGGATCTGGCTGATGCTGCACAAAAAGTTAGCCCTTTGTCTCCCAGCATTGCAGTAGGGCCTGCAGCTTCTGCCCCAGTCTCAATAATTTCCTCTGGGTCTCTTAGTTCAGCTCATCCAGCTACCCCTGTGAGCCCACCACTGGCAACATCTGCAGGCCCAGTTCCTCAGGTGCCATTGTGTCCTATTCCAGCTCCTTTCATTCTCCCAGTTGCTCCTGTTTCTCCTCCTCTGGTCCTTGGACCCACTGTTCTCCCTGTGGTATCAAGCACAGTTCCTCTCAGCTCTCCTGTCAGTCCCACAGTCCCAAAGCCTCATAGCACTATGATATCGCCTGCTTCTCCTTCTAGACCCAATAATTCTGTTACAGCACCTCTTTCTCCTCTACCCTTTGCAGTGACTACTCAAGGCCCTGCAGCCTCTCCAGTGCCAGCATCTAGTCCTGTGGCACCCCCAGGGCCACCTGTGGGATCTGCTTGCCACCCTGTGACTCCTCCTTTGGCACCTATAGCTGGCCCTGCAGCACCTGCTTCCTGCCCCTTGGCTTCTGTGGTGTGCCCTGGTGCCCCTCCTTTGTCCCCAGCAGTGCCTGCTCCTAGACAACTGATACCTGCAGGGCCACCTGTGAAACCTGCTTCTGGGCCTGCGGCTCCTGTTTTGGCACCTGCTTCTAGCCTTGCATTTGTGGCTCCAGCAGGGCCTGCTCATGCACCCCTGCTACCCTCAGGGCCATCTATGAAACCTGCTTCTGCTTCACCACCTGTTTCTGGCCCTGTGGCCCTAGTGGGGTCTGCTTCTTGTCCCGTATCACCTGTTTCTAAGTCTGTGACTCctgttttggcacctgtttctggTTCTGTTTCCCGTCCTGTGTCCCAAGGAGTACCTGCTCCTATTCTGTTGGCACCTGCAGTACCAACAGTGAAACGTGAATCTCCTGCACCTACGTCTGGCCCTCTAACCTCAGCTCTGCCTGTTTCTCAGCCTGTGGCCCCTCGTTCTGCCGCTGTAACCCCAGCGGGTCCTGCTTCTAGTCCTGTGACTCCTCCTTTGGCTACTGCTTCAGGACCTATATCTTCTGATGCTCCAGTAGGAGTCGTTCCTCAACCACTGGCACCCGCAGCTTCTCCTTTGCCACCAACTTCTGCTcctgtggctcctcctcctggccctgTGACTCCAGGGGCATCTGCCTCTAGTCCCATGGCTCCTCCTTTGCCACCTCCTTCTGGATGTGTAACTCCTCCTATAGTTGCATCAGATGTTGCTTCTAAGCCACAAGCacttgcagtgctggctgtgaaACCACCACCTCCATCAGCACCTGCACCTGGTCCTTTAACCACAGCAGGGCCTGCTTCTAGTCCTTCGGCACCCCCTCCTGGGCCTGTGGCCCCAGCAGGGTCTCTTCCTAGATCATTGGCATCTGCAGTGCCACCTGTGAAACCCGATTCCCCTTCGGTTTCTGCTTCTAGCTCTGTGGCCCCAGGAGGACCTCCCCCTAAACCTGGGGCACCTCTTGCCGAAGCTGTGCCTCCTCCTTTGGCACCTGTTTCTGGCTCCGTAACCCCTCCTGTGGTTGCAAAAGTACCTACATCCAAACAAGTGGCACCTACAGTTCCACCTATGGCATCTACTGCTTCTTGCCCTGTGGCTTTTCATCCCATGGCTCCTCTTCTGGCGCCTGTCTCTGTTCCTGGGGCTCTTGCTTCTTGTCCCTTGGCCTCAGCAGGGCCGGTTCCTATGGCCCCAACAGAAGTGCCTGTATCTAGTCCTGTCACCCCAGCAGGGCCTGCATCTAGTCCTTTGAGCCCTACTTCTGGACCTGTGGCCCCAGCAGTGGTCCCTCCTAGACCACTTCCCTCCACAGGGCCACCTCTGAAACCTGCTTCTGGACCTGTGGTTCCTCCTTTGGTGCCCCCATCTAGGTCTTTGGCACATCCTGCAGTACCAGAAGGGGTTGCTTCTAAGCCAGTTccacctgcagtgccacctgtgaAACCTACTTCACCTTTGTCACCTACTTCTAGTCCTGTTTCCCCAGCAGGGACCCTTCCTAAGCCACTGGCCCCCACAGGCTCAGCAATGAAACCTTCTCTTCCTTCATCCCAGCCTGTGGCTCCTCCTCTGGCACCTCCTGTGGGCCCAGCAGGGCTTGTTTCTAAGCCAGTGCCTCCTGAAAAACCTGCATCTCCTTTGACACCTACACCTGGCCCTGTGGCCCCAACAGTGCCTGCTCCTACCCCTTTGGCACCCGCAGTGCCTGTTGCAAAGCCTGCTTCTCCTTTGGCAGCTGCACCTGAGCCCTTAGTTCCCCCTGTCTCTCCAGGTGTGCCTGCCTCTAGCCCTGTACCCTCAACAGCTCCCTCAGTGGCCCCTCCAgttctccctgtaacttctgcaGCTGGCCCCAAAGGCCCTTCTGTAGACTCCTCTGTATCTGTGACCCCCACTGCTTCCCCTAAGTCTCCTGTTGTTTCTGCTTCTGGCTCAGGAGCCTCCCCAGTGTCACCTGTTGTCTCTGCTCCTGGCACTGTGGCCACCACTTCCCCACTGGCTGCTTCTACGTCCTCTGCCACCCCAAGCACTCCTGCCCCTCTTTCTCTGGTGACCcctgcctctgctgccttgccCATGGATGTGTCCCAGGTCCCTGTCAGCTCTGCTGGGGATAAGGCACCTCCACAAAAAACAACACCTTTGCCTCTTGCACCTGCtgatctttctgtttctgccacaGCTACAAGCAGTCTCACTCAGCCTGCTTCCCCTGTGCCACCTCCTACTTCCCCTGTAAAAAAGCTAACTCCCTCTGCTGTGCTTCCTAAGCCATCACCAGTTTCACCTGCATCTGGTCTAGCATCTGAAGTGCCACCCAAACCCCCCACCCCTGTCTCTGCTGTCATTGAAGACGACGAGTTGCCGCCTTTGATCCCTCCAGAGGTGCCAGCTGGGGAGCAACCTCTGCAGCCAATCCTGGTGGATTTCTCTCCCAAACAAGCTGTGGCCCTTGCTGAGGCCCCAGCAactgctcctcctgctgctcctcttcctcctcctgccaaaCAGCCTGTCCTGAAGAATGATAAGG GGTCTGGAACAGAATCTGACAGCGATGAGTCAGTGCCAGAACTTGAAGAACATGATCCTACGCATGCCACAACACATCGGACAGAG CTTGCAGCAGCAGCTGAAATAGATGAAGAACCAGTTAGCAAAGCAAAACAGAGTCGGAGTGAAAAGAAAGCACGGAAG GCAATGTCTAAGCTTGGCCTTCGTCAAGTCACAGGTGTAACCAGGGTTACAATCCGGAAATCCAAGAACATCCTGTTTGTCATCACCAAGCCAGATGTCTACAAAAGTCCTGCATCAGATACCTATATAGTATTCGGTGAAGCAAAG ATTGAAGATCTCTCACAGCAAGCACAGCTGGCTGCTGCAGAGAaattcaaagtgcaaggagaagcCGTTTCAAACATTCAGGAAAACACACAGACTCCCACTGTACAAGAGGAGAGTGAAGAGGAAGAG GTTGACGAGACCGGTGTCGAGGTGAAAGACATCGAATTAGTGATGTCTCAAGCGAATGTTTCCCGGGCAAAAGCCGTTCGCGCCCTGAAGAACAACAGTAATGATATTGTAAACGCTATTATG GAGTTGACGATGTAG
- the NACA gene encoding nascent polypeptide-associated complex subunit alpha isoform X8, which yields MPGEATETVPATEHELPQPHAETVTLPPVPGVPMEVMQTTEESKPVATKNPEVAGKGSQAGTALEPSVTTQGPAASPVPASSPVAPPGPPVGSACHPVTPPLAPIAGPAAPASCPLASVVCPGAPPLSPAVPAPRQLIPAGPPVKPASGPAAPVLAPASSLAFVAPAGPAHAPLLPSGPSMKPASASPPVSGPVALVGSASCPVSPVSKSVTPVLAPVSGSVSRPVSQGVPAPILLAPAVPTVKRESPAPTSGPLTSALPVSQPVAPRSAAVTPAGPASSPVTPPLATASGPISSDAPVGVVPQPLAPAASPLPPTSAPVAPPPGPVTPGASASSPMAPPLPPPSGCVTPPIVASDVASKPQALAVLAVKPPPPSAPAPGPLTTAGPASSPSAPPPGPVAPAGSLPRSLASAVPPVKPDSPSVSASSSVAPGGPPPKPGAPLAEAVPPPLAPVSGSVTPPVVAKVPTSKQVAPTVPPMASTASCPVAFHPMAPLLAPVSVPGALASCPLASAGPVPMAPTEVPVSSPVTPAGPASSPLSPTSGPVAPAVVPPRPLPSTGPPLKPASGPVVPPLVPPSRSLAHPAVPEGVASKPVPPAVPPVKPTSPLSPTSSPVSPAGTLPKPLAPTGSAMKPSLPSSQPVAPPLAPPVGPAGLVSKPVPPEKPASPLTPTPGPVAPTVPAPTPLAPAVPVAKPASPLAAAPEPLVPPVSPGVPASSPVPSTAPSVAPPVLPVTSAAGPKGPSVDSSVSVTPTASPKSPVVSASGSGASPVSPVVSAPGTVATTSPLAASTSSATPSTPAPLSLVTPASAALPMDVSQVPVSSAGDKAPPQKTTPLPLAPADLSVSATATSSLTQPASPVPPPTSPVKKLTPSAVLPKPSPVSPASGLASEVPPKPPTPVSAVIEDDELPPLIPPEVPAGEQPLQPILVDFSPKQAVALAEAPATAPPAAPLPPPAKQPVLKNDKGSGTESDSDESVPELEEHDPTHATTHRTELAAAAEIDEEPVSKAKQSRSEKKARKAMSKLGLRQVTGVTRVTIRKSKNILFVITKPDVYKSPASDTYIVFGEAKIEDLSQQAQLAAAEKFKVQGEAVSNIQENTQTPTVQEESEEEEVDETGVEVKDIELVMSQANVSRAKAVRALKNNSNDIVNAIMELTM from the exons TGACTACTCAAGGCCCTGCAGCCTCTCCAGTGCCAGCATCTAGTCCTGTGGCACCCCCAGGGCCACCTGTGGGATCTGCTTGCCACCCTGTGACTCCTCCTTTGGCACCTATAGCTGGCCCTGCAGCACCTGCTTCCTGCCCCTTGGCTTCTGTGGTGTGCCCTGGTGCCCCTCCTTTGTCCCCAGCAGTGCCTGCTCCTAGACAACTGATACCTGCAGGGCCACCTGTGAAACCTGCTTCTGGGCCTGCGGCTCCTGTTTTGGCACCTGCTTCTAGCCTTGCATTTGTGGCTCCAGCAGGGCCTGCTCATGCACCCCTGCTACCCTCAGGGCCATCTATGAAACCTGCTTCTGCTTCACCACCTGTTTCTGGCCCTGTGGCCCTAGTGGGGTCTGCTTCTTGTCCCGTATCACCTGTTTCTAAGTCTGTGACTCctgttttggcacctgtttctggTTCTGTTTCCCGTCCTGTGTCCCAAGGAGTACCTGCTCCTATTCTGTTGGCACCTGCAGTACCAACAGTGAAACGTGAATCTCCTGCACCTACGTCTGGCCCTCTAACCTCAGCTCTGCCTGTTTCTCAGCCTGTGGCCCCTCGTTCTGCCGCTGTAACCCCAGCGGGTCCTGCTTCTAGTCCTGTGACTCCTCCTTTGGCTACTGCTTCAGGACCTATATCTTCTGATGCTCCAGTAGGAGTCGTTCCTCAACCACTGGCACCCGCAGCTTCTCCTTTGCCACCAACTTCTGCTcctgtggctcctcctcctggccctgTGACTCCAGGGGCATCTGCCTCTAGTCCCATGGCTCCTCCTTTGCCACCTCCTTCTGGATGTGTAACTCCTCCTATAGTTGCATCAGATGTTGCTTCTAAGCCACAAGCacttgcagtgctggctgtgaaACCACCACCTCCATCAGCACCTGCACCTGGTCCTTTAACCACAGCAGGGCCTGCTTCTAGTCCTTCGGCACCCCCTCCTGGGCCTGTGGCCCCAGCAGGGTCTCTTCCTAGATCATTGGCATCTGCAGTGCCACCTGTGAAACCCGATTCCCCTTCGGTTTCTGCTTCTAGCTCTGTGGCCCCAGGAGGACCTCCCCCTAAACCTGGGGCACCTCTTGCCGAAGCTGTGCCTCCTCCTTTGGCACCTGTTTCTGGCTCCGTAACCCCTCCTGTGGTTGCAAAAGTACCTACATCCAAACAAGTGGCACCTACAGTTCCACCTATGGCATCTACTGCTTCTTGCCCTGTGGCTTTTCATCCCATGGCTCCTCTTCTGGCGCCTGTCTCTGTTCCTGGGGCTCTTGCTTCTTGTCCCTTGGCCTCAGCAGGGCCGGTTCCTATGGCCCCAACAGAAGTGCCTGTATCTAGTCCTGTCACCCCAGCAGGGCCTGCATCTAGTCCTTTGAGCCCTACTTCTGGACCTGTGGCCCCAGCAGTGGTCCCTCCTAGACCACTTCCCTCCACAGGGCCACCTCTGAAACCTGCTTCTGGACCTGTGGTTCCTCCTTTGGTGCCCCCATCTAGGTCTTTGGCACATCCTGCAGTACCAGAAGGGGTTGCTTCTAAGCCAGTTccacctgcagtgccacctgtgaAACCTACTTCACCTTTGTCACCTACTTCTAGTCCTGTTTCCCCAGCAGGGACCCTTCCTAAGCCACTGGCCCCCACAGGCTCAGCAATGAAACCTTCTCTTCCTTCATCCCAGCCTGTGGCTCCTCCTCTGGCACCTCCTGTGGGCCCAGCAGGGCTTGTTTCTAAGCCAGTGCCTCCTGAAAAACCTGCATCTCCTTTGACACCTACACCTGGCCCTGTGGCCCCAACAGTGCCTGCTCCTACCCCTTTGGCACCCGCAGTGCCTGTTGCAAAGCCTGCTTCTCCTTTGGCAGCTGCACCTGAGCCCTTAGTTCCCCCTGTCTCTCCAGGTGTGCCTGCCTCTAGCCCTGTACCCTCAACAGCTCCCTCAGTGGCCCCTCCAgttctccctgtaacttctgcaGCTGGCCCCAAAGGCCCTTCTGTAGACTCCTCTGTATCTGTGACCCCCACTGCTTCCCCTAAGTCTCCTGTTGTTTCTGCTTCTGGCTCAGGAGCCTCCCCAGTGTCACCTGTTGTCTCTGCTCCTGGCACTGTGGCCACCACTTCCCCACTGGCTGCTTCTACGTCCTCTGCCACCCCAAGCACTCCTGCCCCTCTTTCTCTGGTGACCcctgcctctgctgccttgccCATGGATGTGTCCCAGGTCCCTGTCAGCTCTGCTGGGGATAAGGCACCTCCACAAAAAACAACACCTTTGCCTCTTGCACCTGCtgatctttctgtttctgccacaGCTACAAGCAGTCTCACTCAGCCTGCTTCCCCTGTGCCACCTCCTACTTCCCCTGTAAAAAAGCTAACTCCCTCTGCTGTGCTTCCTAAGCCATCACCAGTTTCACCTGCATCTGGTCTAGCATCTGAAGTGCCACCCAAACCCCCCACCCCTGTCTCTGCTGTCATTGAAGACGACGAGTTGCCGCCTTTGATCCCTCCAGAGGTGCCAGCTGGGGAGCAACCTCTGCAGCCAATCCTGGTGGATTTCTCTCCCAAACAAGCTGTGGCCCTTGCTGAGGCCCCAGCAactgctcctcctgctgctcctcttcctcctcctgccaaaCAGCCTGTCCTGAAGAATGATAAGG GGTCTGGAACAGAATCTGACAGCGATGAGTCAGTGCCAGAACTTGAAGAACATGATCCTACGCATGCCACAACACATCGGACAGAG CTTGCAGCAGCAGCTGAAATAGATGAAGAACCAGTTAGCAAAGCAAAACAGAGTCGGAGTGAAAAGAAAGCACGGAAG GCAATGTCTAAGCTTGGCCTTCGTCAAGTCACAGGTGTAACCAGGGTTACAATCCGGAAATCCAAGAACATCCTGTTTGTCATCACCAAGCCAGATGTCTACAAAAGTCCTGCATCAGATACCTATATAGTATTCGGTGAAGCAAAG ATTGAAGATCTCTCACAGCAAGCACAGCTGGCTGCTGCAGAGAaattcaaagtgcaaggagaagcCGTTTCAAACATTCAGGAAAACACACAGACTCCCACTGTACAAGAGGAGAGTGAAGAGGAAGAG GTTGACGAGACCGGTGTCGAGGTGAAAGACATCGAATTAGTGATGTCTCAAGCGAATGTTTCCCGGGCAAAAGCCGTTCGCGCCCTGAAGAACAACAGTAATGATATTGTAAACGCTATTATG GAGTTGACGATGTAG